The nucleotide sequence GGCGTGAATTCAGCCACGTGCCGGCCGCTGCCCTCGGCCCAGCCGTGGATGGCGACCTCCAGGCCGCGCGCGTCGAGGCTTACCACCACCCGTTCCGGGCCGTGGGCTCCGATCAGCTCCTGCACGAGCTCGGGGTTCTTGACAGCGGCAGTGCCGATGACCACGCGCGCCACCCCTGCCCGCAGGAGGTCTTCGGCGGCCCTGCGGTCGCGAATGCCGCCCCCCACCTCCACCGGTACGCCGAGTTCGGCGGTGATCTGCTCGATCAGGGCCCGGTTCTCGCCGCGTCCGGTGGCAGCGTCGAGATCCACCAGGTGCACCAGCTCCGCGCCGAGCGCAGCCCAGTGACGGGCGGCCGAGAGTGGGGACTCGAAGTACACCGTCTCGCGGTCGGGGTCACCCTCGTACAGGCGCACGGCGCGGCCCGACTGGATGTCCACGCAGGGGATGATCTGGGGAAGGGCAGCCGAATGCGGGCCAGTCATGTGAGCCAGGATAGCGGCCTGGTCGTCGGCGGAAGGGTACACTCCGGAAGCCGTGCGTATCGGGATCGTCACCGCCACCTATCTGCCGTCGCGAAACGGCGTCGCCACGAGTACGGCGCTCTATGTCCGGGGCCTGCGCGCCCGGGGGCACGAAGTCCGGGTCTTTGCCCCCCGCCATCCCCAGGCAAGCGGCCCGGAGGAGGGAGTCTACCGCCTGAATTCCTCTTTTGCCGGCGCGCGCGTTCTGGGGGCACCGGCCGACTATCCGGTGATGCTCGCGCCGGGGCCACGCCTCACGGCGCGCTTGCCGCTGCGGGATCTGGACGTGCTGCACACGATGCACCCCTTTCTGGCCGGGCAATTGGCCCTGAAGTGGGCGCGGCTCTCGGGCGCTCCGGTGGTCTTTACCGCACACACGCAGTATGACCAGTACCTGCACTACGCGCCCATGCCGCGCCGCGTAGGCCGCGCGATGCTGCGCCCGCATGTCGCGGCCTTTGCCCGGCGGGTGGACGCGGTGCTGGCTCCCGGCCGCGCAATGGTGGAGATGCTGCGCGCCTACGGCTTTATGGGCAAGGTGGAACTCTTCCCCAATCCGGTGGACCTCGCCGCTTTTCGGGAGGCGAGGGGCGACGCTTTTCGTGCTGAGCATCGCGTGCCGAGGGATACGCCCCTCGTGATGTACCTCGGCCGCCTCGCCCCGGAAAAGAACCTCGAAGGACTGCTGCGCGCCTTTGCGCAGGCCCGCGCCGCCCGCCCCGCACTGCGCCTGCTCGTCGTGGGTGACGGTCCCAGCCGTGAGGCGGCGCGGGTCGGGGCCCCAGAGGGTGTCACCTTTACTGGCCCCCTGCCCTATGCCCGCGTGCCCGAAGCCCTGGCCGCCGCGGACGCTTTTCTTACCGCAAGCACGTCCGAGGTACTCCCCATGAGCATGATCGAGGCCCTCGCCGCGGGTACCCCGCTGGTGGCCGCCCGTAGCCCCGCCGCCCTCGACCTCGTGCAGGAGGGCGTGAACGGCACGGTGCGGGAAGCAG is from Deinococcus sp. YIM 77859 and encodes:
- the hisA gene encoding 1-(5-phosphoribosyl)-5-[(5-phosphoribosylamino)methylideneamino]imidazole-4-carboxamide isomerase, translated to MTGPHSAALPQIIPCVDIQSGRAVRLYEGDPDRETVYFESPLSAARHWAALGAELVHLVDLDAATGRGENRALIEQITAELGVPVEVGGGIRDRRAAEDLLRAGVARVVIGTAAVKNPELVQELIGAHGPERVVVSLDARGLEVAIHGWAEGSGRHVAEFTPQLAAAGLETLIFTDVTRDGTLRGLDRDLMRQVRRLWTNTLIVGGGVATLDDVRLLAEEGIHGAIVGRAIYEGTLPYPVKGL
- a CDS encoding glycosyltransferase, encoding MRIGIVTATYLPSRNGVATSTALYVRGLRARGHEVRVFAPRHPQASGPEEGVYRLNSSFAGARVLGAPADYPVMLAPGPRLTARLPLRDLDVLHTMHPFLAGQLALKWARLSGAPVVFTAHTQYDQYLHYAPMPRRVGRAMLRPHVAAFARRVDAVLAPGRAMVEMLRAYGFMGKVELFPNPVDLAAFREARGDAFRAEHRVPRDTPLVMYLGRLAPEKNLEGLLRAFAQARAARPALRLLVVGDGPSREAARVGAPEGVTFTGPLPYARVPEALAAADAFLTASTSEVLPMSMIEALAAGTPLVAARSPAALDLVQEGVNGTVREADPEALADGLLNVLHPARLPALQAGARASAAQYDLPTRAAALEEVYAQTVARGRG